One Deinococcus sp. LM3 genomic region harbors:
- the tyrS gene encoding tyrosine--tRNA ligase, translating to MSEIRWNVPIDEQIALLRRGVVDLVSEDDLRRKLEKGAPLRVKLGADPTRPDLHLGHAVILRKMRQFQDLGHKVIMLIGDFTAMIGDPSGKSKTRPPLTLEQTRENAKSYLEQCRLILRQEPEVLEIRYNGEWLEPMGYADVIRLASRYTVARIMERDDFRKRFEGGVPIAVHELLYPLTQGYDSVALEADVELGGTDQLFNNLVGRALQRDYGQESQVVMTLPLLVGLDGTEKMSKSLDNYIGLTDEPHAMFAGLMKVPDPLLDNYFTLLTDLPRPRIEELLAGHPVAAHRELAREVVAALHPGADLEAAEARFRSVAKGGIPENIPTVTVPVADLNDSVDPQRISMARLVVLAGLEPSNGAARKLMQNRGLKLNGEPFTDPQGSLTREQLAAEGGAVIQKGKDRFARLILGS from the coding sequence ATGAGTGAAATCCGCTGGAACGTACCGATTGACGAGCAGATCGCCCTGCTCAGGCGCGGCGTGGTGGACCTGGTGTCCGAGGACGACCTGCGCCGCAAACTGGAGAAGGGTGCGCCGCTGCGCGTGAAACTGGGCGCCGACCCGACCCGCCCGGACCTGCACCTGGGACACGCCGTGATCCTGCGCAAGATGCGGCAGTTCCAGGACCTGGGGCACAAGGTCATCATGCTGATCGGCGACTTTACCGCGATGATCGGCGACCCCAGCGGCAAGAGCAAGACCCGCCCCCCCCTGACGCTGGAGCAGACGCGAGAGAACGCGAAAAGCTACCTGGAGCAGTGCCGCCTGATCCTGCGCCAGGAGCCCGAGGTGCTGGAGATCCGCTACAACGGCGAGTGGCTTGAGCCCATGGGGTACGCCGACGTGATCCGCCTCGCCAGCCGCTACACGGTCGCGCGGATCATGGAACGCGACGACTTCCGCAAGCGCTTCGAGGGCGGCGTGCCCATCGCCGTTCACGAACTGCTGTACCCGCTTACGCAGGGCTACGACTCGGTAGCACTGGAGGCGGACGTGGAACTGGGCGGCACGGACCAGCTGTTCAACAACCTGGTGGGCCGCGCCCTGCAACGCGACTACGGGCAGGAATCGCAGGTCGTCATGACCCTGCCGCTGCTGGTCGGCCTGGACGGCACCGAGAAGATGTCCAAGAGCCTGGACAACTACATCGGCCTGACCGACGAACCGCACGCCATGTTCGCCGGACTGATGAAGGTGCCCGACCCGCTGCTGGACAACTACTTCACGCTGCTGACCGACCTGCCCCGCCCCCGCATCGAGGAACTGCTGGCCGGCCACCCGGTCGCCGCGCACCGCGAACTGGCGCGCGAGGTCGTCGCGGCCCTGCATCCCGGCGCGGACCTGGAGGCCGCCGAGGCGCGCTTCCGCAGCGTCGCGAAGGGCGGCATTCCCGAGAACATCCCGACCGTGACCGTCCCGGTGGCCGATCTGAACGACAGCGTGGACCCGCAGCGCATCAGCATGGCGCGGCTGGTGGTGCTGGCCGGTCTGGAACCCAGTAACGGCGCGGCCCGCAAACTCATGCAGAACCGGGGTCTGAAACTGAACGGAGAGCCGTTCACGGACCCGCAGGGCAGCCTGACCCGCGAGCAGCTCGCGGCAGAGGGCGGCGCGGTCATCCAGAAGGGCAAGGACCGCTTTGCGCGGCTGATCCTGGGCTCCTGA
- the pyk gene encoding pyruvate kinase produces MKQIDRATKIVATVGPASRSPEVLSRMIDAGLNVVRMNFSHGDREDHRQTLQMVRELAAKKGVTIGILQDLQGPKIRVGRFAEGSVTLAPGDKFTITMDDVEGDATRVGTTYKALIHDVTPGMALLLDDGNMALRVEGVRGNDVLTTVVIGGVLKNNKGINVPEADLSVPALSEKDVQDMEFGAELGVDWVALSFVRSRDDLLLARHYMSRFGSRAKLMAKIEKPQAVDRFEDILKEVDGIMVARGDLGVEMRPEQVPTIQKRIIRMCREAGKPVITATQMLESMISLPRPTRAEASDVANAIYDGTDAVMLSAESAAGLYPVESVAMMDAIAREAEASEHYKMLQRQLVIDTELAQDSIAYAACNIGEKLDSPAIVTFTSTGGAAARIAKNRPPLAILALTPNETTRNQLALSWGVVPVLSEDPRNTDDMVRIANDELRRSGLAEVGDRYVITAGVPFGVRGTTNMLRVERLRE; encoded by the coding sequence ATGAAACAGATTGACCGCGCCACCAAGATCGTGGCGACCGTCGGCCCCGCCAGCCGCAGCCCGGAAGTCCTGAGCCGCATGATCGACGCGGGCCTGAACGTCGTCCGCATGAACTTCAGCCACGGCGACCGCGAGGACCACCGCCAGACCCTGCAGATGGTCCGTGAACTGGCCGCCAAGAAGGGCGTCACCATCGGCATCCTGCAGGACCTTCAGGGCCCCAAGATCCGCGTGGGTCGCTTCGCGGAGGGCAGCGTCACCCTGGCGCCCGGTGACAAGTTCACCATCACCATGGACGACGTCGAGGGCGACGCCACCCGCGTCGGCACGACCTACAAGGCCCTGATTCACGACGTGACGCCCGGCATGGCCCTGCTGCTCGACGACGGCAACATGGCCCTGCGCGTCGAGGGCGTGCGCGGCAACGACGTGCTGACCACCGTCGTGATCGGCGGCGTCCTGAAGAACAACAAGGGCATCAACGTGCCCGAGGCCGACCTGAGCGTGCCGGCCCTGTCCGAGAAGGACGTGCAGGACATGGAGTTCGGCGCGGAACTGGGCGTGGACTGGGTGGCGCTGAGCTTCGTGCGTTCCCGTGACGACCTGCTGCTGGCCCGGCACTACATGTCCCGTTTCGGTAGCCGCGCCAAGCTGATGGCGAAGATCGAGAAGCCGCAGGCCGTGGACCGCTTCGAGGACATCCTGAAGGAAGTGGACGGCATCATGGTCGCGCGCGGTGACCTGGGCGTCGAGATGCGCCCCGAGCAGGTGCCGACCATCCAGAAACGCATCATCCGCATGTGCCGCGAGGCGGGCAAGCCCGTCATCACGGCCACGCAGATGCTCGAGAGCATGATCAGCCTGCCGCGCCCCACCCGCGCCGAGGCCTCCGACGTGGCGAACGCCATCTACGACGGCACGGACGCCGTGATGCTGTCGGCCGAGTCTGCCGCCGGCCTGTACCCGGTCGAGTCGGTCGCCATGATGGACGCCATCGCCCGTGAAGCCGAGGCCAGCGAGCACTACAAGATGCTCCAGCGTCAGCTGGTGATCGACACGGAACTCGCGCAGGATTCCATCGCGTACGCCGCCTGTAACATCGGCGAGAAGCTGGACTCCCCGGCCATCGTGACCTTCACGAGCACCGGCGGCGCGGCAGCCCGGATTGCCAAGAACCGCCCTCCGCTGGCGATCCTCGCCCTGACGCCCAACGAGACGACCCGCAACCAGCTGGCGCTGTCGTGGGGGGTCGTGCCGGTCCTGAGCGAGGACCCCCGCAACACCGACGACATGGTCCGCATCGCGAACGACGAGCTGCGGCGCAGCGGACTCGCCGAGGTCGGCGACCGCTACGTGATCACGGCTGGCGTGCCGTTCGGCGTGCGCGGCACGACCAACATGCTGCGCGTGGAACGCCTGCGCGAGTAA